Within the Salvia hispanica cultivar TCC Black 2014 chromosome 4, UniMelb_Shisp_WGS_1.0, whole genome shotgun sequence genome, the region ttatgaatttaatttgagaAACCCTAATTTCCTACTAATCCTAATCAACCCTAATCCTTCTCGAATTCGACGTTTCCATTGACTATTTAATTGGTAAACCAATATTAAAAAGGTAAAAGTTGTAAATATTGACTTTTATTAGTAAAGTTTTAATTGTCCACGTGGAAATCCTATTCCTCCTCGGACTCGACCCTCAATTTGGTTTCAATCTCTTGACTTCAAACAAATGTGTTTAAAGGCAATAACGACGTTTCTTTGTACATTAGTAGTATTTCCATGAATTCTACTAGAAATGAGTGTGTTGTAAATGGTATATTAGTATTGTtcattactactactatttaataaaaatttgaactttCTTTAACAGATTTGGTTTTGCATGTGTTTATTATGGGTAATGggaacaaaaaaattattaaaaaatacaggATTGACAAATTAGAGTGAAAATGTCATTAAAATTAACCACCCCTACATACATTACAGTACAAAGGTGCTTTGACATACAATCCTCCGATAAAGAGAGTAAGACTTAGGACATCTAATTGGAAAATGACTAGACATTAACCTATTTCCAATTGCTAATCATCCTAAGTTTTGAAAAAGgagtgaaagaaaaaagaaatatgtgcAGTGTAAGAAACTACAGACCCcctaaacacacacacacacacacacacaagatTAATCCCTCAAATTCAACTAATTATACAATAGTTGTGGTGTGTATTGTATCATCATTATTGCTGTATTAACTCAGGAATGAGCTTCAACAAGAATTCCAGCTCCATTTGTGAGAACTGGGGCCTGCTCCCTTCTACTATAACTTGCTCCTCTCCCTCCATTACAATCTTCTCCTCGACGTCGCCCCTCAGCCTCGCCATCTTTGACACGGCTTCCGATATCTCCCTCACCAGATCCACGATCACCCCGTCCACCCCcatcaaatgttgcatatacACGGCCTCAGTCATATTACTGAAATCAACAGCACCAAACAATCATGATTATGACTCAATACGTTCGTGTTGTTAAACTACAGTGTCAATCATAATGTAGCGGGTATGCATCCACTTCATATTTCCGTATGTGAGCAAAGAGAGTTTAAGTTCATACGATCCTGACCCTATATATTCGTGTTGTTAAACTACAGAGGTGTAAATCAGAATGCAGCATGTATGCATCTATTAATCGATATACTCACTTCAGTTTGCCGTATGTGAGCAAAGAGAGTTGAAGATCTTTGATTTTCTTAACTGCTCCCGGTTGTCTAAAGACGCCCCTCACCTCGGAAACAATTCCTTGCAAGTCACCCTCCAAACATAGTTTGAGGGCTTCCTCCAAGGAATTTCTCCTTACATCACCATAGATCTCGTTTCCTCCATTAGTGAGGAAAAACACCTGCACACAACAAACATTGACAACCATTACAAATCAGAGTTCAATTCTTGCAACAATTTTCAAGAATCGAGTTCATTCAGCTAGCTTACAGGGTAGGTGTTCTGGAGTTGCCTGACAACAAGAGCAGCATCTGGCTGGAAGGTGGAAAATATAATTGGCCGTTCGTTTGCATGATTGAAAACCACTTGCAATATAGCTTGCAACACATCGGTTATCTGCTGCTGCTGATATACAATGTAGTCATCGAATTTTAACTCAATGTTGAACCCCAAAGAAGGGTTAACTTTCTCGAATGCCTCCTGCAGAGTGCATGCGTGTTCATCGGATTCAACGGcccaatttataaaatttcctTCTTTTGTTTTCCTCAACAATGTTTTCCCATCCAAACCAAGCTCCCTCTGAGGACCGTAGGTAAGGAACTCAGAGAGTGACAATTCTGTGACTCTCTTCTCAAAAATTGATCCCTGAAACATACATTAATGTCTCTTCAAATCATTTTTACATTGACAAGATTCACAATATACTACAATCATGGCTATCAAAAGATTGGGAACAGTTATCAACTTCTTATATGATTCAGGGCTACTAGCATCTAATATTACCAATATTAGGTGGAAAAGATTCACAATATGTAATCATAACATCTAAAATGACCCAAAATTAGgttgaaaacaagaaaaaggcGAAGGTCTTACATTGAAACGATTCACCATATATAATCAAGGCTATGAAAAGACTGACAACAATTACCAACTTCTGATATGATTCAAGGCTATGAATAACATCTAAAATGACCCAAAATTAGGCTGAAACAAGAAAAGGGGGAAGAAGGTCTTACATTTTCCTCAGAGTAGATGAAGTTGTCATGAAAAACGATGGGGCAGCCATCCTTTGTCACCTACAAAAACCAGAGTCGTATTCTTTACTCCCCTGTCCAACACTCTTGCTTCAAAAGTACTAGAATCGAGTACTTTTTCTATTCAAGAGCAAAGACCATAAACATAGAATTCCATCCACGCATAACGAAGAAAATCAAGGAAAAACCACAAAAACAAACCAATCAGTATCTTGACCAAATTAATAGGCGAAATTgttaatttcaaattgatcAAATCTAGCACCTCAAATTGACCAAATTAATAGGCGAAAAATTGAGCTGACGGTTAAAGCCTCTTTTCGAGATTAAATATGAGATTGATCAAATGTGATATTGTTTGTTTTccgaaaataaaattgagctgaacaagaaaaaaaaatggaaggcAAAACGACGTCGTCCCTATGCGGCGACAACGCACCACCGCTTTGAACAGTAGGGATAGAAAAAGGGGGGGAAAGACAAATTTTCACGAAAATGGCGAAAATTACGTAAACAACACCGCAAATCGACGAATTCAGCTTGGAGATAAACAAATAAACGTGTTAAAATAACCGCGTTAAACGGCGACGGCGGtggaaacaagaaaaaaaaatcacaaacgCAAGCTtcattcagaaaaaaaaaaaaaaaaaaaaacggagAGATGAATGTGTACCTGAACATCAAACTCGATGAAATCAATGGCGTGTTTTCCGGCAGTATTGAAGGAAAGGATCGTATTCTCTTTCACTGCCTTCATCCTCAAATCCGATGATTGCAACATGTTCATCCCGTTCCCCCTGTGCCCGATGACGAGGAATTTCGGCACCTTAGCCCTCTCAATGTCCACACCTGCAATTCCAAACACAGCGCATCGATCAAAATCCAGGTGAaacgaaaaacaaaattgaaattggagGCGATACCTTTCGAGAACCGCGAagtgcagagagagagagatgcatTGTCGTGGACACAATCGAGGTTGGGAACGTCGGAGACGTGAACGGCTTTGAGGGCCATTGTGgatgtagagagagaaagggagaGCGAGAGAGGAGGAGAGGACACAATCGGTATTGTCGAATTTGTTGTGTTGGGGAAGCGGTTGAACGAGGGCTATTTAAGGCGGGAGTCGGCTTCCACGAATATTCCATTTCTCATTCCTAAAAATCCGCTTTATGCATTTggatattcttttttaatactcATCCGGCATCCCTCGTTGTTAAAACCAAATTTCCAGTTATAGAAAACTCTCTGCTCCTTTGAAATCGCATTGCTTAATTAAAggtttatatttattttaaattgttctccaacttattatatactccatttatttttctctaagTATCATGCTGAAATTTCAAGTATATCATGCGACAAGTAGATACATAAAATACAAGCATTTGTATATAATACTTCCTCGGTCTAATTGTAACATTTTTATACCAAGGATACAATCTGCTAACCGAACACctcatattaataattatggGATAGTTAGTCAAAACTAATCCTCTCCAACTAAATTAATCTTGCAATTCAATCTTAGATATATCTTGGTACTATTTATGTATGAAATCGaacactacttaattttattttttatttatttttactgtttttattaactttaaaataatactatataaaaattttataccagaaattaaatactatattttatatttattgaacgGAGGGAGAAGGGAGTGTATGTTTGGCAAAATTATGAGTTGAAAATAAATGAGTCATCAATAAGTTCAATCTTCTCGAGCCACATTGCATCatgacgtttttttttttttggcggTTATTGGATAAAGGTGAAGTAAAgtttattcttaaaattgaAAGGATTATATCCAAAGAAAATGAAGGTTTGGTTAAGTAAATCACCACCTTTAAATTTTGGGTGGAATAGGCACAATTGGAATACGGAATCTCTAGTaataaaaaacagaaaaaatgaTGCTACCTCCTTATAATAGAAGTCTATATTTGACTCACCatgcattttaaaaaataaaaaaagttggaAAAGATTATATCCAAAGAAAATGAAGGTTTGGTTAGGTAAATCACAACCCTTAAATTTTGGGTGGAATAGGCACAACTGGAATTCGGAATCTCTAGTAactaaaaacagaaaaaatgaTACAAGTCTATATTTGACTTACcatgcatttaaaaaatatatatatataggtaggCAAAATTAGTATAGtcttattagttttatttttatatattaattttataataaaataataaataaaataggtaGTGGGATGTGAAAAAAAGCTAATGTGGACTCTTGTTAtaggacgaactaaaatgaaaaaaagtgaaattttattataagacgaagatagtactagtattttattttgcggagtaaagaaatattcatccacaaaataatgatttattttgcTATGTtaagtatctaaaatttaaaatctatttgtttgtttttatcattatattaaattattacactcatattaatatataaaaataaaatttacactttattatcttttcattatatttttataatatcaaataatttcttaaaacatgttgCATGGAGTcaaaataattctttaaatCACTGAGGAGACTACCACCAAAGGTTTCATTTTCAACGGGCGTAGTTACGTTAAGTcattttattagataaatttattttcaagctTTAAACTATGTAGTTTTACACTGCACGTGAATTCAAAagcaaatgaaataaaattgaccCTATAAGCACATCCCATGCTTTAAAACCATTAGGTTTAAAGAGTTGGCCCAGCCCAAAAAGGCCCAAACCAAAATCTCATTTCTCACACATCTCTACAAATAGTAGTAACATCTTGAAGCAATAACACAAGTTTTTGATTCTCGAATAATCtcattcaataaaaatgagatttgcTTGATTAGATAAAGTATCTTAGTTGGTGAAACAAGTCATTTTATGATAAACAAGgtagtattaatttcaataaattaaagtgcTTGGTTTTTGTCCATAATTTGCATATTATTGCACAAaatggtattttttttaaaaaaaaattgaatacaaCAATAAATAGAACCGACAAAGTTTTCTTCGTAAAAAACACAGTAAGATTACTTTGCTAACGATATATATAAATGGAAGAGTAAAaggaaattgaaatattacaaTTACTCCGCTAGTTAGGCCGATGATGGGCTATTAAATCctatttattgagaatttATTTGCTGGACTTTTCCATTCAGGCTATGTTTAATCTTGATGTGACAGAATTTGGCAATGGTGTTTGGGAAATTTTTATAGTAACTAAGAGCATTCACGATGGAAATAGAATGCCTTCCCATAGGGCTCTACCATTCCACATCAGCATTTGGCCAAAGGGCTTATTTCCCTGCAATGGAAGAACCCTCCCATAGGGCCCTcccattccatttcatttccacatcatcactattttattttaattttttattagaaccaaaaatattaatacgcAAATCTTCATTGGTTCGCTTCTTCACTACATCGTGCCGCCCCGGCAAGCACGCGCTGCACCACTCGGTTTATGACTTCGTCGTCGGAATCGCTACCGGAAGACATTTAATAATGtactagagagagaaagtgtaTTGAGAtaaaatgagagaagataagATGTTGGTgtggaaaatataaataatgggaTATGGTATTTATAgcagaaaaaatgaaataaaaaaatattaaaaaaaacaaaaaaaaaatggaagggCCGTCGATAGGTCCTTGCTCCACAATGGATGGCTGATCGACGAGCCCTTATCAACGGCCAAGGCCGATACATCGGCCCATTTGGAgagagggggggggggggggaggcCGCCGGAAGGCCCTTCCGCCGCAATGGTGAGGCTATAGAGGCTGATGGAGAAGGCCCTCCCATCGGCCCTCCATTATGAATGCTCTAAACAATCATCAAATGCATGTTAAAATTAATGGATAAATTCAgataagataatttttttcctgaaaataagaattttgaCCTTAATATGTTGAAGGCCCCTTCATGcctttttttaatacaacTTTGCAACCAGTACTTTGATACAAAGTTCAACTTTGAGATATTAGCAAGTTTTATAAACACACGGAAATATCTCATGTAAAATTTTTGTCAAGAATTTGTGGATTCTATGTCTAAGAAAAAATTCGTATCACTAATATCTTTAGACGGTGTTCGTTTTtctgataaaataatattaagatataatttaagattaaattgtagattattttaatcagAGATTGACcatgattaattatcataaaattatcaatcTTGGATTGAGTCATAAGATTCAATCTCACAAACTAAATACATTAGATTAAATACAGTATTATAAATGGAACGTGTTTAGATATTATTTTACCAACAATTCATTATCTCGTGCACCCATCTCAaagtttacaatttttatctccaaaaattaatactcctagtactaaataaaaaattgtaatagcCTGTGTGCATCCACAGCAAACAAAATCTGCACACTAATCATAAAAGTGAGAGACATTCAAAGTTGAGGTACTCTGTCTATTTATAATGGCAGTTCCCTCCATAAATAGCTAGTAACTAAAACtccaaatacaaataaatgggaatataaaattagtacaatAAGTGGGAAAAAAATACTCGTTCATCTGTTCTAATAACATTTTAACTTTTTGAACTCGCTTCATGTTATTCATCCGTTCCAATTACGTAgagtcatattcctttttggaatgtccaaataaaattgaatcatctaattttttgataaacaataatttaaaacatataatcattattattttatttaatcatctAGTTTACTTTCACtttatctctcctacttttttcatctctcttattttactttatttgaatttaatccATTCAACATTAGTAAGTAGTACTCcagtatttcttaattttcgtgTTCCAAAGTTTTTACCAAACTTGATTGGGAAGAAgggaagggagtatatttattaaaactcgcaTTGAATCAACTTGTGTCAAGTAACGGTGaacggaggaaatatttaattgttggtGAACAAGTCTTTTGGGCACCCTTGCATGGAAAGCATTTGGGTGTGGGTGAGGAGGCGTCCGCAACAATGGTGGAGAGGGCAGTGCGACAACGGTGGTGATGGAGGAGACATGGACGAGGGAGGCTCCTTTTTTCAAttgacaaataaataaaaatataaaaatcatagtACTCAGATagattcaaactcaagatcttTTACCTTATCGACTCTATCACTTAATGAAATTAGAGTAAACCGTTGGTCCACCAACTAAAGTATAGAAAAAGgtcaacactaaaaaaatcaGATGAAAACATACTCTGTAGAAAAACAAGTGAGGTAAAAAAAAGGAGACAAGAACTATATTGCAGCAGCATTTAAAGAGGAGAGAGCTAACTGAAATGCTGGCTGCTTTGATATTAATTGCGGTGACGTGCAATATTTAATGGGGTTGCGTTTATCGCTGCATTTGTCTGAGCCTCAGTCCCAGCCCCCCTTCAATTTCTCATCTGCCCCATTTATTGCCCTCATTTATTGTTTCCATCTTTTCCCTCTCCCTAATCACTAATCACTAGTCCATCCTTAATCGTATACTAGTAAATCCGCAAACTCTTCTTTGAAATATAGGAGTAATCGATAGCTAGGCAATTAGGTTTATAAGCTTTTAACATTTCTAACATGGCCATAGCATTTCCAATCGGATGCCACATTGTTATGAGTATGTATTTTGCAACCACTGGATCGATCTACTTGATTAACACGAAAAAGAGGAGGGATTAAAGTCTTAATCACTTCAACTTACAAGACttgatttgaaaattcatcatggagtatttttttttttttcataactCTAGCTTACTCAAAGATGAAGCTAATACtgatggcggcggcggagcTGGAACTGCTTGTTTCAGTGGCAGCAGGCTGACCGGTGGAGCCGCACACACCGGAATCATAGACCTAATTTGAACCGCAGGCGCGAATCTGTGAGCTCCGGAGAATTTGGGGATCGATCCAATTTCCAGATCATGGCATGTTGATGGAATCGACAAGTTTGTTCTTCTCTCAATTTCTGCCCCAAATTGACTGTAGATTCCTCCGATCGAACTCGGGCTGCCGGGCTCTTTTTTGATGGCGGCGCAAATCTTGTTAATCCATTCGTGATCCTCCTCCAAGAACGGCGGCGGCAGGATTTTGGAAGCCGtccgcggcggcggcggagggagaagagagagaaagctgCTTTGTTTCTGAGCCGAAGCTTCCGGAAACTTCCACAGCCGTTTATTAAGGTCGTTGTTGTCTCTTTGGATAATACTAGGCCTCTGCATTCTCGCTCTACTTTGCTGCTGTTGATGATGATTATCTCTTCGTCTCATCACTCTGCCGGAATTTGACACATTTTCTTGTTCCGACAAAGGCActagaaaaaacaaattcaagtTCATTCTCAATTTACACAGCAATGGAatagtaaaaacaaaaaaagcatACTTTGTTTCAATTGGGACCAAGCAGCAATCGCAGCATTCTTCTCCGCTTGCTTCTTGCTCTTGGCAGCGTCGCCGGAGAAGCTCATTCCGGCGATCTCCACCGTGCTGGTGAAGACCGGCACATGCCCGGGGCCCGACCGGACCGTCGTGTAAACCGGCAGCTTCAAACCGGCTCTGTGCGCCGTTTCTTGAAGCAGATTCTTGTAAACTCCGGTCTCATCCTACACACattcaaatacaaaataaCGACAACATTTTGAATTGGTAAAAAAAGTTGATCAATATTTGAAGTTACTAGTAGAAATTGAGAAAGATTATgttaacataaaatattaataaaacttttttaGTAGTCGTACTACTAATTTGAGACATTGGCGAAACATAACTTACGAGAACGCGGGCCGTGAGGGATTTGGAGGGGCCGCGGGCGGAGAGGGAGTTGAGGGCGGCCTCGGCGGCGGCGTGCTCAGCGTGGCGGAGGGTGGAGGAGTAGGTGGCGCCCTCGAAGAGCTCGCCGTTAAAGTTGACGGAGGCTTTGAATCTGGGGGCGTGATCGGGTCCTTCTCTCACGCACGCGTATGACGGCAGGTTGAAGCAGCTTCTTTGAGCTAGTTCTTGAAGTTGGTttttgaacatttttttttttggtttttttaagACAACAATTGCATAGTGGTGGAATTTGGATGGAATCAAGATTTAATCTCACCTACTTCacttcatttctctctctttgagTTTTAGGAGTACCGATTTGAGGGGGCTTTTATCTATACATACTGAGACGAGGAGGTGAATGTTTGTTGATGTGGAAATCTTCGGTTTCACAAAACTTCATTGcgttaatactactatatcatatactcacattattatttgtgtaaatcatttttaaaatataaatggatTAATCAAATGATGAAATAACactactaaaaaattattataaagcAGTTTGCTGTTAcgagtagtaattttttattcacttttaatcggttcaataattttttaaactgaaactaaaatactactactagtaattttttatgtttcacAGTTGTGCTATAATGGTCAAAATCGAAAAGTTAAAATGGTGTAACAAAacgacattttttttgtaataaataatagcgtcatttattatgaatggtgattaaaatgatactcatttatcgaaaatattttgaatttttataaaataatttgtgaagaattaaaaatcacactcaaaaattttaatttattagacCAATTATCCCTCGTTATAATCATTTTTGGCTTATTAGTAAACGAAGAGGTGTTTGTTACACCTTTTTGCCTTGGTTTGGCGGattgattttatgtagtagtatttcaaaAGTACTTACTCCGTATTAAATTAAGACATTTATAACGATTTTGAATTCTGTTGTATATCGTTGACCATAAAGAACATGTTTTTTctgtaaattaatttgataagaCATGTAAATGTATTCATCTACCATACTGCATTCTTATAATGACAGATTTTATGAGGGGGCATTTAAAATGCCCACTTGAAATACAGCGTGCTTCATTGCTAGAaattcaactccaatttcactACCTTTTGAATTTAGGTTCCtcagtaataaaaataattgggCAAATGATCAAGACTAATAAATAGGCTAATGTATTTTgacttcaaaattcaaatcatacacaattttcttcaaatctaaatcgatgggaaaattcagaaaaaatatcaaatatactcattgattatatttaaaagttgCAAGAATGACCGAATGAATATGaattgaccaaattttgtagcTTTCTGGTaatttatccaaaataattgGTGTTATGCTAATTAGTTATTGGAAGTTTGTTGTTACTATTTTCCATGTTgaaatttagtttgatttgtGTAACTTGTGATAGAATGTTAATGTGAGGGAGACCGTCaa harbors:
- the LOC125218862 gene encoding double-stranded RNA-binding protein 5-like, with protein sequence MFKNQLQELAQRSCFNLPSYACVREGPDHAPRFKASVNFNGELFEGATYSSTLRHAEHAAAEAALNSLSARGPSKSLTARVLDETGVYKNLLQETAHRAGLKLPVYTTVRSGPGHVPVFTSTVEIAGMSFSGDAAKSKKQAEKNAAIAAWSQLKQMPLSEQENVSNSGRVMRRRDNHHQQQQSRARMQRPSIIQRDNNDLNKRLWKFPEASAQKQSSFLSLLPPPPPRTASKILPPPFLEEDHEWINKICAAIKKEPGSPSSIGGIYSQFGAEIERRTNLSIPSTCHDLEIGSIPKFSGAHRFAPAVQIRSMIPVCAAPPVSLLPLKQAVPAPPPPSVLASSLSKLEL
- the LOC125222714 gene encoding glycerophosphodiester phosphodiesterase GDPD1, chloroplastic-like, producing MALKAVHVSDVPNLDCVHDNASLSLCTSRFSKGVDIERAKVPKFLVIGHRGNGMNMLQSSDLRMKAVKENTILSFNTAGKHAIDFIEFDVQVTKDGCPIVFHDNFIYSEENGSIFEKRVTELSLSEFLTYGPQRELGLDGKTLLRKTKEGNFINWAVESDEHACTLQEAFEKVNPSLGFNIELKFDDYIVYQQQQITDVLQAILQVVFNHANERPIIFSTFQPDAALVVRQLQNTYPVFFLTNGGNEIYGDVRRNSLEEALKLCLEGDLQGIVSEVRGVFRQPGAVKKIKDLQLSLLTYGKLNNMTEAVYMQHLMGVDGVIVDLVREISEAVSKMARLRGDVEEKIVMEGEEQVIVEGSRPQFSQMELEFLLKLIPELIQQ